The Azospirillum brasilense genome window below encodes:
- a CDS encoding LL-diaminopimelate aminotransferase, which produces MSDSEFHRIKRLPPYVFAEVNAMKARARAAGEDIIDLGMGNPDQPTPQHIVDKLIEAVRDPKTHRYSNSRGIPGLRKAHAAYYKRRFNVDVDPESECIVTIGSKEGLANLAQAITSPGDIILVPNPSYPIHPFGFILAGASVRHLPVGQANGTSTDIDSFMNMLERAVRHSVPKPLALVLNYPSNPTAEVVGLDFYRPIVEFCRKHGIYILSDLAYAEVFFDGDPPPSILEIPEAREVAVEFTSMSKTYSMAGWRIGFATGNKKLITALARIKSYLDYGAFTPIQVAATAALNGPQECVEQVRTMYRQRRDVMIEGLASAGWTVPSPSASMFAWAPIPEPFAHLGSLEFSKLLLQEAKVAVAPGIGFGEYGDGHVRLALVENVHRIRQATRNIKEFFRSNAAGAAASKDPAARAALLDPEKAKV; this is translated from the coding sequence ATGAGCGATTCAGAATTCCACCGGATCAAGCGGCTTCCGCCCTACGTCTTCGCCGAAGTGAACGCCATGAAGGCGCGAGCCCGAGCTGCCGGCGAGGACATCATCGACCTCGGCATGGGCAACCCGGACCAGCCGACGCCCCAGCACATCGTCGATAAGCTGATCGAGGCCGTGCGCGATCCCAAGACGCACCGCTACTCGAACTCCCGCGGCATCCCCGGCCTGCGCAAGGCGCACGCGGCCTATTACAAGCGCCGCTTCAACGTGGACGTCGATCCGGAGTCGGAGTGCATCGTCACCATCGGCTCGAAGGAAGGCTTGGCCAACCTTGCCCAGGCGATCACCAGCCCCGGCGACATCATCCTGGTGCCGAACCCCAGCTACCCGATCCATCCCTTCGGCTTCATCCTGGCCGGCGCCTCGGTGCGCCATCTGCCGGTGGGGCAGGCCAACGGCACCTCCACCGACATCGACAGCTTCATGAACATGCTGGAGCGCGCCGTGCGCCACAGCGTGCCGAAGCCGCTGGCGCTGGTGCTGAACTACCCGTCCAACCCGACGGCGGAGGTGGTGGGGCTCGACTTCTACCGCCCGATTGTCGAGTTCTGCCGCAAGCACGGCATCTACATCCTGTCGGATCTGGCCTACGCCGAGGTCTTCTTCGACGGTGACCCGCCGCCCTCGATCCTTGAGATCCCGGAGGCGCGCGAGGTGGCCGTCGAGTTCACCTCGATGTCGAAGACCTATTCGATGGCCGGCTGGCGCATCGGCTTCGCCACCGGCAACAAGAAGCTCATCACCGCGCTGGCCCGCATCAAGTCGTACCTGGACTACGGCGCCTTCACGCCGATCCAGGTCGCCGCGACCGCCGCGCTGAACGGCCCGCAGGAGTGCGTGGAGCAGGTGCGCACCATGTACCGCCAGCGCCGCGACGTGATGATCGAGGGTCTGGCCTCGGCCGGTTGGACGGTGCCGAGCCCATCGGCCTCGATGTTCGCCTGGGCGCCCATCCCGGAGCCCTTCGCCCATCTCGGCTCGCTGGAATTCTCCAAGCTGCTGCTGCAGGAGGCCAAGGTGGCCGTGGCGCCGGGCATCGGCTTCGGCGAGTACGGCGACGGCCATGTCCGTCTGGCGCTGGTGGAGAACGTCCACCGCATCCGTCAGGCGACCCGCAACATCAAGGAGTTCTTCCGCTCCAACGCCGCCGGTGCGGCGGCGAGCAAGGATCCGGCGGCGCGCGCCGCCCTCCTCGACCCGGAGAAAGCGAAAGTCTGA
- a CDS encoding multidrug effflux MFS transporter, whose protein sequence is MSRPPVQTDAPVMTETRTAVIGTLIVTLGPLSLALYTPALPMLVEAFQTTPAALKLTLSVYFFGFAFSQLACGPLSDAYGRRPVALGFFVTYVLGSVVAALSGSIEWLLVGRALQGIGAAAGIAISRAIVRDQFTGQRSARILNLIGLMLAIVPAVAPTLGGVILGTVGWHAIFVVMTLYGLAVLTVFAMGTAETNRTRDRSAARPGPVIRNYRTLLTDRRFMRAGLVLGTTLGGLYTMAALLPFVMIERVGLSPTVFGFAMLLQTGSYTLGATLAGRLLRRVDAMRLIPYGLACVAVGGLGFALAPLTGEPTVASVMGPTAVWAFGIALVMPGATSDALAGFPRMAGAASALIGFMQIGGGLAGTAVAALFADPYTATTAIMPGFAALSLLSYALLRVPASRRGHPAKPARPEDLEVAVDPVALVGAGGEEIEEALHQRAKRPRAGLKPSPLTRDGQSIPKSK, encoded by the coding sequence ATGAGCCGTCCACCCGTGCAGACCGACGCGCCCGTCATGACGGAGACGCGGACGGCCGTCATCGGAACGCTGATCGTCACGCTGGGGCCGCTCAGCCTCGCGCTCTACACGCCGGCCCTGCCGATGCTGGTGGAGGCGTTTCAGACCACCCCGGCGGCGCTGAAGCTGACGCTTTCCGTCTATTTCTTCGGCTTTGCCTTTTCCCAGCTCGCCTGCGGGCCGCTGTCCGACGCCTACGGGCGGCGGCCGGTCGCCCTGGGCTTCTTTGTCACCTATGTCCTGGGCAGTGTCGTAGCGGCGCTGTCGGGCAGCATCGAATGGCTTCTGGTCGGCCGGGCCCTGCAGGGCATCGGGGCGGCGGCGGGCATCGCCATTTCCCGCGCCATCGTGCGCGACCAGTTCACCGGCCAGCGGTCGGCGCGCATCCTGAACCTGATCGGGCTGATGCTGGCCATCGTGCCGGCGGTGGCGCCGACGCTGGGCGGGGTAATCCTCGGCACGGTGGGCTGGCACGCCATCTTTGTGGTGATGACGCTCTACGGCCTCGCCGTGCTGACGGTCTTTGCGATGGGCACGGCGGAGACCAACCGGACGCGCGACCGCTCGGCGGCGCGGCCCGGCCCGGTGATCCGCAACTACCGGACGCTGCTGACCGACCGGCGCTTCATGCGGGCGGGGCTGGTGCTCGGCACGACGCTGGGCGGTCTCTACACCATGGCGGCGCTGCTGCCCTTCGTGATGATCGAGCGGGTGGGGCTGAGCCCGACCGTCTTCGGCTTCGCCATGCTGCTGCAGACCGGCTCCTACACGCTGGGGGCGACCCTGGCCGGGCGGCTGCTGCGCCGGGTGGACGCGATGCGGCTGATCCCCTACGGGCTGGCCTGCGTGGCGGTGGGCGGGCTCGGCTTCGCGCTGGCGCCCCTGACCGGCGAGCCGACCGTGGCCAGCGTGATGGGGCCGACCGCCGTTTGGGCCTTCGGCATCGCCCTGGTCATGCCCGGGGCGACCAGCGACGCCCTGGCCGGATTCCCCCGCATGGCCGGGGCGGCCTCGGCGCTGATCGGCTTCATGCAGATCGGCGGCGGGCTGGCCGGCACGGCTGTGGCAGCGCTGTTCGCCGATCCCTACACCGCGACGACGGCCATCATGCCGGGCTTCGCCGCGCTGTCGCTGCTGTCCTACGCGCTGCTGCGCGTGCCGGCGTCCCGGCGCGGCCACCCGGCCAAGCCTGCCCGCCCGGAGGATCTGGAGGTCGCCGTGGACCCGGTCGCTCTGGTTGGTGCCGGCGGCGAGGAGATCGAGGAAGCGCTGCACCAGCGTGCAAAGCGGCCGCGGGCCGGGCTTAAGCCCAGCCCGCTTACCCGAGACGGTCAATCGATCCCGAAGTCGAAGTAA
- the recJ gene encoding single-stranded-DNA-specific exonuclease RecJ codes for MTDTVPPFLNVAHSLSGKRWQARPYDERLAWGLAQGRGLPEIVGRVLAARGVTEEACDGFLNPTLKALLPDPSRFKDMDVAAERIARAIMDGEPVAVFGDYDVDGATSSALLRRFFRAVGADLRIYVPDRMKEGYGPNGPALLRLKAEGVRLVVTVDCGISAFAALEAAAEAGLDVVVLDHHAAEPRLPPAVALVNPNRLDEDGAYRTLCAAGVTFLAVVAVNRALRGAGFYAGRNEPNLMEWLDLVALGTVCDVVPLTGLNRALVAQGLKVMARRANPGLSALSDVAGVKEKPDAYHAGFVLGPRVNAGGRVGASDLGARLLSTDDPMEAMELAQKLEAHNAERRAVEQGVLADAMARLEEHAEELAELVFVAGEGWHPGVIGIVASRLKERYSRPACVIALEQGADGTVIGKASGRSVRGVDLGAAVIAARQEGLLMAGGGHRMAAGFTVAGNKLADLQAFLTGRVAEQVSAAPLVPTLELDGALSVGAANAALVDRLNQLGPFGTGNAEPRFAVTDARVVRADVVGANHVRCILQGGDGARLKAIAFRALDSEMGKALLMGRGSPFHLAGVLRIDRWNGAEGVQLLIDDAAPAQTM; via the coding sequence ATGACCGACACCGTTCCCCCCTTCCTGAACGTCGCCCATTCCCTGTCCGGCAAGCGCTGGCAGGCGCGGCCCTACGACGAGCGGCTGGCCTGGGGGCTGGCCCAGGGGCGGGGGCTGCCGGAGATCGTCGGGCGGGTGCTCGCCGCCCGCGGGGTGACCGAGGAGGCCTGCGACGGCTTCCTGAACCCGACGCTGAAGGCGCTGCTTCCCGACCCCTCCCGCTTCAAGGACATGGACGTCGCGGCGGAGCGCATCGCCCGCGCGATCATGGACGGCGAGCCGGTGGCCGTCTTCGGCGACTACGACGTGGACGGCGCCACCTCCTCCGCGCTTCTGCGGCGCTTCTTCCGGGCGGTGGGGGCCGACCTGCGGATCTACGTGCCCGACCGCATGAAGGAGGGCTACGGCCCCAACGGCCCGGCGTTGCTGCGGCTGAAGGCCGAGGGCGTGCGGCTGGTGGTGACGGTGGATTGCGGAATCTCCGCCTTCGCGGCGCTGGAAGCGGCGGCGGAGGCTGGGCTGGATGTGGTGGTCCTCGACCATCACGCGGCCGAACCGCGCCTGCCGCCGGCCGTCGCCCTGGTCAACCCGAACCGGCTGGACGAGGACGGCGCCTACCGCACGCTGTGCGCGGCCGGGGTCACCTTCCTGGCCGTGGTGGCGGTGAATCGGGCGCTGCGCGGCGCCGGATTCTACGCGGGCCGCAACGAGCCGAATCTGATGGAGTGGCTGGACCTTGTGGCGCTGGGCACGGTGTGCGACGTGGTGCCGCTGACCGGGCTGAACCGGGCGCTGGTGGCGCAGGGGCTGAAAGTCATGGCGCGGCGCGCCAACCCCGGCCTGTCCGCCCTGTCCGACGTCGCCGGGGTCAAGGAGAAGCCGGACGCCTACCACGCCGGCTTCGTGCTCGGTCCGCGGGTCAACGCTGGTGGGCGCGTCGGCGCCTCGGACCTCGGGGCGCGGCTGCTCTCCACCGACGACCCCATGGAGGCGATGGAGCTGGCCCAGAAGCTGGAGGCCCACAACGCCGAACGCCGCGCGGTGGAGCAGGGCGTGCTCGCCGACGCCATGGCCCGGCTGGAAGAGCACGCCGAGGAGTTGGCCGAGCTGGTCTTCGTGGCGGGGGAGGGCTGGCATCCGGGTGTGATCGGCATCGTCGCCAGCCGCCTGAAGGAGCGCTACAGCCGCCCCGCCTGCGTCATCGCGCTGGAGCAGGGGGCGGACGGCACGGTGATCGGCAAGGCCTCGGGCCGTTCGGTGCGCGGGGTCGATCTTGGGGCGGCGGTGATCGCGGCGCGGCAGGAAGGGCTGCTGATGGCCGGCGGCGGGCACCGCATGGCGGCCGGCTTCACCGTGGCCGGGAACAAGCTGGCCGACCTGCAGGCCTTCCTGACCGGCCGCGTTGCCGAACAGGTGTCCGCGGCGCCGCTGGTGCCGACTCTGGAATTGGACGGCGCGTTGTCGGTTGGGGCCGCGAACGCCGCCTTGGTGGACCGGTTGAACCAGCTCGGCCCGTTCGGCACCGGCAACGCGGAGCCGCGCTTCGCCGTCACCGACGCCCGCGTGGTGCGGGCCGATGTGGTCGGGGCGAATCACGTCCGCTGCATTCTCCAGGGCGGCGACGGCGCCCGGTTGAAGGCCATCGCCTTCCGTGCGTTGGACAGTGAGATGGGAAAAGCCCTGCTGATGGGCCGCGGATCGCCCTTCCATCTCGCCGGTGTCCTGCGCATTGACCGTTGGAACGGGGCGGAGGGAGTCCAGCTTCTGATCGACGACGCGGCACCCGCGCAAACCATGTGA
- a CDS encoding homoserine dehydrogenase has protein sequence MSDSHKTGPLKIAVAGLGTVGAGVLKLLERQAALIEQRCGRRIEVVAVSARSRGKDRGVDLSTAEWYDDPVALAAHPGVDVVVELIGGSEGPAKETVELALERGRHVVTANKALLAHHGTALAAKAEAAGLAIGFEAAVAGGIPIIKGLREGLAGNRVSEVHGILNGTCNYILTEMRTTGRDFADVLADAQKLGYAEADPSFDIDGVDAAHKLAILTSVAFGTPVDFKSVHVEGIRHVAAVDFDYADALGYRIKLLGIARRTDHGIEQRVHPCMVPKAAPIAAVDGVFNAVIAQGDFVDRVLFVGRGAGEGPTASAVVADLIDIARGRSTPTFGVPAAQLSEAQPSPMEARRGSYYVRLMVVDRPGVIADVAAAMRDQNVSMEQFLQRGRAPGEAVPVVLTTHDTEEAAMQRALATIAAKESVVEPPRMIRIEQF, from the coding sequence ATGTCCGACTCCCACAAAACAGGCCCCCTGAAAATCGCCGTCGCGGGCCTGGGCACGGTCGGCGCGGGCGTTCTGAAGCTACTGGAGCGGCAGGCCGCCCTGATCGAGCAGCGCTGCGGCCGCCGCATCGAGGTGGTGGCGGTCAGCGCCCGCTCGCGCGGCAAGGACCGCGGCGTCGACCTGTCGACGGCCGAATGGTACGACGACCCGGTGGCGCTCGCCGCCCATCCCGGCGTGGATGTGGTGGTCGAGCTGATCGGCGGGTCCGAGGGGCCGGCGAAGGAGACCGTCGAGCTGGCGCTGGAGCGGGGACGCCACGTCGTCACCGCCAACAAGGCGCTGCTCGCCCATCACGGCACCGCGCTCGCGGCCAAGGCGGAGGCCGCCGGCCTCGCCATCGGCTTCGAGGCGGCGGTGGCCGGCGGCATCCCGATCATCAAGGGGCTGCGCGAAGGGCTGGCGGGCAACCGGGTGTCGGAGGTGCACGGCATCCTCAACGGCACCTGCAACTACATCCTCACGGAGATGCGCACCACCGGCCGCGATTTCGCGGACGTGCTGGCCGACGCGCAGAAGCTGGGCTACGCGGAAGCCGACCCGAGCTTCGACATCGACGGCGTGGACGCGGCGCACAAGCTGGCGATCCTGACCTCGGTGGCCTTTGGCACGCCGGTGGACTTCAAGAGCGTCCATGTCGAGGGCATCCGCCACGTCGCGGCGGTGGACTTCGACTACGCCGACGCGCTCGGCTACCGGATCAAGCTGCTGGGCATCGCCCGGCGCACCGATCACGGGATCGAGCAGCGCGTGCACCCCTGCATGGTGCCGAAGGCGGCGCCCATCGCGGCGGTGGACGGCGTGTTCAACGCCGTGATCGCCCAGGGCGACTTCGTGGACCGGGTGCTGTTCGTCGGCCGCGGCGCCGGCGAGGGGCCGACGGCCTCGGCCGTGGTCGCCGACCTGATCGACATCGCCCGCGGGCGCTCCACTCCCACCTTCGGCGTGCCGGCGGCCCAGCTTTCCGAGGCGCAGCCGTCCCCGATGGAGGCCCGCCGGGGGTCGTACTACGTACGCCTGATGGTCGTGGACCGTCCCGGCGTGATAGCGGATGTTGCGGCGGCGATGCGCGACCAGAACGTCTCCATGGAGCAGTTCCTGCAGCGCGGGCGCGCCCCCGGCGAAGCGGTGCCGGTGGTCCTGACCACCCATGACACCGAAGAGGCGGCCATGCAGCGCGCGCTTGCCACCATCGCCGCCAAGGAGTCGGTGGTCGAGCCGCCGCGCATGATCCGCATCGAACAGTTTTGA
- the glpX gene encoding class II fructose-bisphosphatase yields the protein MSVHVDLSGMDRNLALEAVRVTEAAALSASLLMGRGDEKLADQAAVDAMRQALNTLYIDGTVVIGEGERDEAPMLYIGEKVGAGIGRGPKVDIALDPLEGTTICATGGPNSLAVIAMADEGGFLNAPDVYMDKIAVGSGLPEGVVDLDETPANNLKALAKAKGTEVQELLVCILNRPRHAELIARVREAGARIMLINDGDVSGVIATSQAGTGVDMYVGSGGAPEGVLAAAALRCIGGQFQGRLLFRNDDEKARAARWGVKDLNKKYSLTELASGNVMFAATGVTDGAMLRGVRRFPGGATTHSVIMRSKSGTVRYVEAHHNLQRKPAMA from the coding sequence ATGTCCGTTCATGTCGACCTGTCCGGTATGGACCGGAACCTGGCTCTGGAAGCCGTCCGCGTCACCGAGGCCGCCGCGCTGTCCGCGTCGCTGCTGATGGGCCGCGGTGACGAGAAGCTTGCCGACCAGGCCGCGGTCGACGCCATGCGCCAGGCGCTCAACACCCTCTACATCGACGGCACCGTCGTGATCGGCGAGGGCGAGCGCGACGAGGCGCCCATGCTTTACATCGGCGAGAAGGTCGGCGCCGGCATCGGCCGTGGGCCGAAGGTCGACATCGCGCTCGACCCGCTGGAAGGCACCACCATCTGCGCCACCGGCGGCCCGAACTCGCTGGCCGTCATCGCCATGGCGGACGAGGGCGGCTTCCTGAACGCGCCCGACGTCTACATGGACAAGATCGCCGTCGGCTCCGGCCTGCCGGAAGGCGTGGTCGATCTCGATGAGACGCCGGCCAACAACCTCAAGGCGCTGGCCAAGGCCAAGGGCACCGAGGTGCAGGAACTGCTGGTCTGCATCCTGAACCGTCCGCGCCACGCCGAACTGATCGCCCGCGTCCGCGAGGCCGGCGCGCGCATCATGCTGATCAACGACGGCGACGTCTCGGGCGTGATCGCCACCAGCCAGGCCGGCACCGGCGTCGACATGTATGTCGGCTCCGGCGGCGCCCCGGAAGGCGTTCTGGCCGCGGCGGCGCTGCGCTGCATCGGCGGCCAGTTCCAGGGCCGTCTGCTGTTCCGCAACGACGACGAGAAGGCCCGCGCCGCCCGCTGGGGCGTCAAGGACCTGAACAAGAAGTACAGCCTGACCGAGCTGGCCAGCGGCAACGTCATGTTCGCCGCGACCGGCGTGACCGACGGCGCCATGCTGCGCGGCGTCCGCCGCTTCCCCGGCGGCGCGACCACCCACTCGGTGATCATGCGCTCCAAGTCGGGCACCGTGCGCTACGTCGAGGCGCACCACAACCTGCAGCGCAAGCCGGCCATGGCGTAA
- the hsdR gene encoding EcoAI/FtnUII family type I restriction enzme subunit R, with product MDKTGLSESDICAKFITPAVVRAGWDEALQIRREVSFTKGRIIVRGKLVSRGQGKRADYVLYYKPNIPLALIEAKDNSHSIGDGMQQGLEYAATLNILFVFSSNGDGFVFHDRTRAGGATETTLSLDAFPSPDDLWARFRAWKGLTPEAEQTVLQDYYDDGSGKAPRYYQVNAINAAVEAIAKGQQRVLLVMATGTGKTYTAFQIIWRLWKAGRKKRILFLADRNVLVDQTMVNDFRPFGASMAKLSTNSKTIERDDGSDLTLPTAIDKKRRIDTAYEVYLGLYQAITGPDERQKLFREFSPGFFDLIVIDECHRGSAAEDSAWREILEYFSSATQIGLTATPKETEYVSNIAYFGDPVYSYSLKQGIRDGFLAPYKVVKIHIDRDVQGYRPEKGQRDRDGDEVEDRIYNVKDFDRTLVLDDRTKLVAKRVTRFLKESGDRFQKTIVFCVDQEHAARMRQALVNENADLCAENHRYVLRITGGDAEGQAQLGNFIDPESKYPVLVTTSRLLSTGVDAQTCRLIVLDREVGSMTEFKQIVGRGTRVHEDTRKFYFTLMDFRGATNHFADPQFDGEPVQIYEPHDDDPVVPPDDVPPNDEEGESLPETPGEDEIIVDGLPDADPPPGGRRRKVYVDGVAVSILGERIEYLDEHGKLVTESLRDFTKKALRKSFASLDGFLNRWNKADRKQAILDELEAEGLSLSVVAEELGADLDPFDLICHIAFDRKPLTRRERAENVKKRDVFTKYGPQARAVLDALLAKYADEGVLNLDDANVLRIPPFTGLGTTVQLLKAFGGKNGFEQAVHELQAALYQETA from the coding sequence ATGGACAAGACGGGTCTCAGCGAAAGCGACATCTGCGCAAAATTCATCACACCGGCTGTCGTGCGTGCAGGGTGGGACGAAGCCCTCCAGATTCGTCGCGAGGTCAGCTTCACCAAAGGCCGCATCATCGTGCGCGGCAAGCTGGTTAGCCGTGGTCAGGGCAAGCGCGCCGACTACGTCCTCTACTACAAACCGAACATCCCATTGGCCCTGATCGAGGCCAAGGACAATTCGCACAGCATCGGCGACGGGATGCAGCAGGGGCTTGAGTACGCCGCCACGCTGAACATCCTGTTCGTGTTTTCCTCGAACGGTGACGGCTTCGTATTCCACGACCGCACCAGGGCTGGGGGCGCGACCGAGACCACGCTGTCGCTCGATGCCTTCCCGTCACCAGACGACCTGTGGGCGCGTTTCCGGGCCTGGAAAGGGCTGACGCCTGAGGCCGAACAGACCGTCCTCCAGGACTATTACGACGACGGCAGCGGCAAGGCTCCGCGCTATTATCAAGTCAACGCGATCAATGCGGCGGTCGAAGCCATCGCCAAGGGCCAGCAGCGAGTCCTGCTCGTCATGGCGACCGGCACCGGCAAGACCTACACCGCCTTCCAGATCATCTGGCGGCTCTGGAAGGCGGGCCGGAAGAAGCGTATCCTGTTCCTGGCTGACCGGAATGTCCTCGTTGACCAGACGATGGTGAACGACTTCAGGCCGTTCGGCGCGTCCATGGCAAAACTCTCGACGAATTCCAAGACCATCGAACGCGACGACGGCTCGGACCTGACGCTTCCCACGGCCATCGACAAAAAGCGCCGCATCGACACCGCGTACGAGGTCTACCTCGGGCTTTACCAAGCGATCACCGGACCGGACGAGCGTCAGAAACTCTTCCGCGAGTTCTCACCCGGCTTCTTCGATTTGATCGTCATCGACGAGTGCCACCGTGGCAGCGCCGCCGAGGATTCGGCGTGGCGGGAAATCCTGGAGTATTTCAGCTCCGCCACGCAGATCGGCCTCACCGCAACCCCGAAGGAGACCGAGTACGTCTCCAACATCGCCTACTTCGGTGATCCGGTTTACTCCTACTCGCTCAAGCAGGGCATCCGCGACGGCTTCCTCGCGCCTTACAAAGTCGTGAAAATCCACATTGACCGGGATGTGCAAGGCTACCGGCCAGAAAAGGGACAGCGCGACCGCGACGGTGACGAGGTTGAGGACCGCATTTACAACGTGAAGGATTTCGACCGCACCCTGGTGCTCGACGACCGCACCAAGTTGGTTGCCAAGCGGGTCACGCGTTTCCTGAAGGAGAGCGGCGACCGCTTCCAGAAGACCATCGTCTTCTGCGTCGATCAGGAGCACGCGGCGCGCATGCGGCAGGCTCTGGTGAACGAGAACGCCGACCTATGCGCTGAGAACCACCGCTATGTATTGCGGATCACGGGGGGCGACGCCGAGGGGCAAGCCCAGCTCGGCAACTTCATCGACCCCGAGTCAAAGTACCCCGTCCTGGTGACGACCTCGCGCCTCCTGTCAACAGGAGTCGATGCGCAGACCTGCCGCCTGATCGTGCTCGACCGCGAGGTCGGTTCGATGACGGAGTTCAAGCAGATCGTCGGGCGCGGCACCCGCGTGCATGAGGACACCCGCAAGTTCTATTTCACGCTGATGGACTTCCGTGGGGCTACCAACCACTTCGCCGATCCGCAGTTCGATGGCGAGCCGGTGCAGATTTACGAGCCCCATGACGATGACCCAGTGGTGCCGCCTGATGACGTGCCCCCGAATGATGAGGAAGGCGAGTCGCTGCCGGAAACGCCGGGTGAGGACGAGATCATTGTTGACGGCCTGCCCGACGCCGATCCGCCACCAGGAGGCAGGCGGCGCAAGGTGTACGTGGATGGCGTTGCCGTCAGCATCCTGGGCGAGCGGATCGAATACCTTGACGAGCACGGCAAGCTTGTCACCGAGTCACTGCGCGACTTCACGAAAAAGGCGCTGCGGAAGAGCTTCGCCAGCCTCGACGGCTTCCTGAACCGCTGGAACAAGGCGGATCGCAAGCAGGCGATCCTCGATGAGCTGGAAGCCGAGGGGCTGTCGCTTTCTGTTGTCGCGGAGGAACTTGGTGCCGACCTCGATCCCTTCGACCTGATCTGTCATATCGCTTTCGACCGCAAGCCGCTGACCCGTCGGGAACGGGCAGAGAACGTCAAAAAGCGCGACGTGTTCACGAAGTACGGCCCGCAAGCGCGTGCCGTGCTCGATGCGCTGCTCGCCAAGTACGCTGATGAAGGCGTGCTCAACCTCGACGACGCTAACGTGCTGCGTATTCCACCGTTCACAGGGCTCGGCACGACGGTGCAGCTTCTGAAGGCGTTCGGTGGTAAGAACGGCTTTGAACAGGCCGTGCACGAACTGCAAGCGGCTCTTTATCAGGAAACCGCCTAG
- a CDS encoding glycerol dehydrogenase: MITTAIFPARYVQGNGALDSLGEDLARLGKSVLAVTDSFVLKTLKGRLVDAAAGRVELNIQEFRGECSDEEIERLTALARAMGADTVVGIGGGKALDTAKAVAHALDARTAIVPTLASTDAPCSALSVIYTPEGAFKRYLVLPRNPDLVLVDTGVVANAPVRFLVSGMGDALSTWFEAEDCRIKRGGNMTGRVGPMTAFALARLCYDTLLEYGVLAKSACEQGVVTPALERIVEANTLLSGLGFESGGLAAAHAVHNGLTALEETHHYWHGEKVAFGTLTLLILTDRPPAVLDEVYGFCKAVGLPTTLAEIGLAGVSDERLLLAADRACAEGETIHNEPYEITPQRVLAAMKAADAEGRRRKG, from the coding sequence ATGATCACCACGGCGATCTTTCCGGCCCGCTACGTCCAGGGCAACGGCGCCCTCGACAGCCTGGGCGAGGACTTGGCCCGGCTGGGCAAGTCGGTTCTGGCCGTCACCGACAGCTTCGTCCTGAAGACGCTGAAGGGCCGGCTGGTCGACGCCGCCGCCGGGCGCGTCGAGCTGAACATCCAGGAATTCCGAGGCGAATGCTCCGACGAGGAGATCGAGCGGCTGACCGCCCTCGCCCGCGCCATGGGCGCTGACACCGTAGTCGGCATCGGCGGCGGCAAGGCACTCGACACCGCCAAGGCGGTCGCCCACGCGCTGGACGCGCGCACCGCCATCGTCCCGACGCTCGCCTCCACCGACGCGCCGTGCAGCGCGCTGTCGGTGATCTACACGCCGGAGGGGGCGTTCAAGCGCTACCTCGTCCTGCCGCGCAACCCGGATCTCGTGCTGGTCGACACCGGCGTGGTGGCAAACGCGCCGGTGCGCTTCCTCGTCTCGGGAATGGGCGACGCCCTGTCCACCTGGTTCGAGGCGGAGGATTGCCGCATCAAGCGCGGCGGCAACATGACCGGGCGCGTCGGCCCGATGACCGCCTTCGCGCTGGCCCGGCTGTGCTACGACACGCTGCTGGAGTATGGCGTGCTCGCCAAGTCGGCCTGCGAGCAAGGCGTGGTCACCCCGGCGCTGGAGCGCATCGTGGAGGCCAACACGCTGCTGAGCGGGCTGGGCTTCGAGAGCGGCGGGCTGGCGGCGGCGCACGCCGTCCACAACGGCCTGACCGCGCTGGAGGAAACGCACCATTACTGGCACGGCGAGAAGGTCGCCTTCGGCACGCTGACGCTGCTGATCCTGACCGACCGGCCGCCGGCGGTGCTGGACGAGGTCTACGGCTTCTGCAAGGCGGTGGGGCTGCCGACGACGCTGGCCGAGATCGGCCTTGCCGGCGTGTCGGACGAGCGGCTGCTGCTGGCGGCGGATCGGGCCTGCGCGGAGGGCGAGACCATCCACAACGAGCCGTACGAGATCACCCCGCAGCGCGTGCTGGCCGCCATGAAGGCCGCCGACGCCGAGGGACGGCGGCGGAAGGGTTAA
- a CDS encoding MarR family winged helix-turn-helix transcriptional regulator, with protein sequence MLDESPFGMILIDCARLLRARFDRALDDARLGLTAGEARALVYVCRHPGSRQSVLATHMWVEPMTLVGFLDRLEARGLVVREPDPADRRAKIVQPTPQAEPLALQVLEAFRNERESAMADLSAEEIVLLKDMLGRLRNRMIADDRGGAGQ encoded by the coding sequence ATGCTTGATGAATCCCCCTTCGGAATGATCCTGATCGACTGCGCGCGGCTTCTGCGCGCGCGGTTCGACCGTGCCCTGGACGACGCGCGGCTCGGCCTCACGGCGGGGGAGGCGCGGGCGCTGGTCTATGTCTGCCGTCACCCCGGCTCGCGCCAGTCGGTGTTGGCGACCCACATGTGGGTGGAACCGATGACCCTGGTCGGCTTCCTCGACCGGCTGGAGGCGCGCGGGCTGGTGGTCCGCGAGCCGGACCCGGCGGACCGCCGCGCCAAGATCGTCCAGCCGACCCCGCAGGCCGAGCCGCTGGCGCTCCAGGTTCTGGAGGCCTTCCGCAATGAGCGCGAGTCGGCCATGGCCGACCTTTCGGCGGAGGAGATCGTCCTGCTCAAGGACATGCTGGGCCGCCTGCGCAACCGCATGATCGCCGACGACCGCGGCGGGGCCGGCCAATGA